In Aptenodytes patagonicus chromosome 12, bAptPat1.pri.cur, whole genome shotgun sequence, a genomic segment contains:
- the LOC143166041 gene encoding ovoinhibitor-like — MKVTGVFVKAALALCCCLGVVFGVEVDCSQYNSGISKDGMVQVACPRNLKPVCGTDGTTYSNECGICLHNKEHTASVEKAHDGECEPKSIMIDCSRYPRTVIDDRVLVGCPRILEPVCGSDSFTYDNECGICAYNAEHHTNIGKIYDGECKQEIVTIDCSKYPTATNEEGKVLVSCPRILSPVCGTDGITYDNECGICAHNGEHRTHVGKKHNGKCRQETSEIDCSQYPPRMIKGGKAQIRCPRILLPVCGTDGFTYDNECGICAHNLEHETHIKKSHEGRCKEESIPVDCSTYLSNTKAGEAIAACPFILREICGTDSVTYSNDCVLCAHNIEFGTNVAKKHDGKCIKEVPQLDCSQYPTSTLKDGSQLMACTMIYDPVCGTDGVTYASECTLCAHNLDHRTNVGKRKNGRCEEDITKEHCKGFQEVSPICTMEYLPHCGSDGKTYGNRCVFCNAYLASNRTLNLVSMTEC, encoded by the exons ATGAAGGTAACAGGGGTTTTCGTGAAGGCGGCTCTAGCCCTTTGCTGCTGCTTAG gtgttgTCTTTGGAGTTGAG GTTGATTGCAGCCAGTATAATAGCGGCATCAGCAAGGATGGGATGGTCCAGGTAGCTTGCCCGAGGAACTTGAAGCCAGTCTGCGGCACCGATGGCACCACGTACAGCAACGAGTGTGGGATCTGCCTCCACAACAA GGAACACACGGCCAGTGTGGAGAAGGCACATGATGGAGAATGTGAGCCAAAATCTATTATG ATTGATTGCAGTAGGTACCCAAGAACTGTAATAGATGATCGCGTCCTGGTAGGATGCCCAAGGATACTGGAACCAGTCTGTGGCTCAGATAGCTTCACTTACGACAATGAATGTGGGATCTGTGCCTATAATGC agAACATCACACCAACATTGGCAAAATATATGATGGAGAATGCAAGCAGGAGATTGTCACT ATTGACTGCAGTAAGTACCCAACAGCAACCAATGAAGAAGGCAAAGTATTAGTATCCTGTCCAAGGATCCTGAGTCCAGTTTGCGGCACAGATGGCATTACATATGATAATGAATGTGGGATCTGTGCCCACAATGG AGAACACAGGACCCATGTTGGCAAAAAGCATAATGGAAAATGCAGACAGGAGACTTCTGAG ATCGATTGCAGTCAATACCCACCAAGAATGATTAAGGGTGGTAAAGCCCAGATACGCTGTCCAAGGATCCTGCTCCCAGTCTGTGGCACAGATGGATTTACTTATGACAATGAATGTGGCATCTGTGCCCATAACCT AGAACATGAGACTCACATTAAGAAAAGCCATGAGGGAAGATGCAAGGAGGAAAGTATTCCT GTTGACTGCAGCACATATCTGAGCAATACCAAAGCCGGCGAAGCCATCGCAGCCTGCCCCTTCATCCTGCGTGAGATCTGTGGGACAGACAGTGTCACCTACAGCAATGACTGTGTGCTGTGTGCCCATAACAT tgaaTTTGGAACCAATGTTGCCAAGAAGCATGATGGAAAGTGCATAAAGGAAGTTCCCCAA CTTGACTGCAGCCAGTACCCAACTTCCACGCTGAAAGACGGCAGTCAGCTGATGGCCTGCACGATGATCTACGATCCTGTCTGCGGTACCGATGGTGTCACTTATGCCAGCGAGTGTACACTGTGTGCCCACAACCT GGACCATCGGACTAATGTTGGCAAAAGAAAGAACGGACGCTGTGAAGAGGATATTACAAAA GAGCATTGCAAGGGCTTCCAAGAAGTCTCTCCTATCTGCACCATGGAATATTTGCCCCACTGCGGCTCTGATGGCAAAACATACGGCAACAGATGTGTTTTCTGCAACGCCTACCT GGCAAGCAATAGGACTCTCAATCTCGTGAGTATGACTGAATGTTAA